GCCCATTGCTGACCGTATGTTTGAGTTCACTGCTTCACTATCTGAATGGGGTCCTATATTCTCATCGTCTGAATCAAGCGTATTGTCTCGAATCTGTTGAGGGTTGCTGTTTAGTCTATTTGTCAACGACAAGCCATTATTACGACTGATAGGTACGCTCTCTTCGGAGGAAGACTCCTCCTGAATAACATTATCCGTTTCATTGGGTGGACTAGCCAAAAAATACCGTTTCGAATTCCTTCTTCCTAAAGTTCCGCCGTGTCTGCTACCAATATAGCTTCTTTTACCTGTCCATGAACGCTGGCTACCAAATCTCGGAAGAACAGATTCTTTTAAGGAACCACTTTTAATCATCCTAACATTCTTAGTGATTGGTAGCGTCGTAGTTGTAATATCATAAAAAGAATCGGTTCTAGAACTTCTTTCGGATGTACTCGATGCACCAGAAATCACACTCAAATCTCTCCGTATAAATTTTCTATGATAACCTGTGATTATGTTGTCTCCTAGTTTGGGAGATTGTTGTAAGGTTCCTGAAGTATCATTAGTACCTTTCATTGgatcttcaaatttaatcGATGAGGTATTCCCGTCAGTAGAGTATTCTGAATTATAAGTGTCGTTCGATATCTGTGAAACAAATGATAGAGGTCTTGCTCTGCCTGAGCCTGAACGGCCTGCtcttttatcttcattagGAAGAAAGTAGGAATTGTCGACCGACTCACTATCATAATTTGCAAGTGAACTACGAGAAAAATCGCTTGACACTATcgattttaattttttcaaatttggcTCTGCGATTGTTATCGATTCTTTCAGTTTCGTACCTTGCATTTTGTGACGTGCTGAATCATCAGTTTGTGCCTTGGCATTTTTGAGAGACTTCGATGGGGAAGTCTTCGAGTTTATTGGTgagtttttctttatcgTTGTTTCACTTGTTTTTACAGAAGTAATGTCCTTAACGGGTGATTCGCTATTTTTCCTACGATAAGAATTCGAGATAGAGGTGGACGGGCTACGAGTATCACCATAGTTTGAAGTTAATGTATTCGAATCAGGAGTGGAATtgttcaaatattttttttgtttgaaaaaCTTTGACATCTTTTTGAAGATGTTGTTTTTTCCAGGCGTAGTTTCTTTGCTCACAGATGAATCAATTCTTGACAACGGTTTGGAAGCTGTATTCTCTTTCTGTTCTTGATCATCGAGAGATGTAAATGACTTCTTCCCGCTAGGTAAACTTGGATCTATTCGTTTGCTGATCCTTCTACTTATCGACTTCACTAGTTTCAATTCCCTTAAATCATCAGTTTCCTTTAGAAGATCTTGACCAATATTAGGGGAACTGGATTCAAATA
The Naumovozyma dairenensis CBS 421 chromosome 5, complete genome DNA segment above includes these coding regions:
- the NDAI0E02390 gene encoding non-specific serine/threonine protein kinase (similar to Saccharomyces cerevisiae YPL150W; ancestral locus Anc_8.668) produces the protein MNNVTQLEQNNIKSIIGASYNRLYGQFTSPDLKEVGNYKILDQIGEGSFGKVYLASHRLTHCKVVLKTSNKSDPNIVREVFYHRQFDYPYITQLYEVIVTESKVWMAQEYCPGKDLYDHVLSLQRVPSSACIELFTQIVGAVYYAHSLNCVHRDLKLENILLDKNGNAKLTDFGFTRECMTKTSLETICGTTVYMAPELIKRESYDGFKIDIWSLGVILYTMLNGSMPFDEDDETKTEWKIMNEMPVFNDTILSEDAKDLLIKLLSKDPNERPSMQEILHHPFLQPYGSLLLEKTDRLLRKQRNGTIHFHSKLERKLLKNLKRTGFDTQAMKVSVQKRKSDLLSATWTLLLQREKRHEKVNQPKRSRSLLSVRKVFESSSPNIGQDLLKETDDLRELKLVKSISRRISKRIDPSLPSGKKSFTSLDDQEQKENTASKPLSRIDSSVSKETTPGKNNIFKKMSKFFKQKKYLNNSTPDSNTLTSNYGDTRSPSTSISNSYRRKNSESPVKDITSVKTSETTIKKNSPINSKTSPSKSLKNAKAQTDDSARHKMQGTKLKESITIAEPNLKKLKSIVSSDFSRSSLANYDSESVDNSYFLPNEDKRAGRSGSGRARPLSFVSQISNDTYNSEYSTDGNTSSIKFEDPMKGTNDTSGTLQQSPKLGDNIITGYHRKFIRRDLSVISGASSTSERSSRTDSFYDITTTTLPITKNVRMIKSGSLKESVLPRFGSQRSWTGKRSYIGSRHGGTLGRRNSKRYFLASPPNETDNVIQEESSSEESVPISRNNGLSLTNRLNSNPQQIRDNTLDSDDENIGPHSDSEAVNSNIRSAMGRSNIFSAGTERSTSGEIIWSPHNDDSKSVISEGTDHCEVDNADNEDNILSDN